In one Rhodohalobacter sp. 614A genomic region, the following are encoded:
- the rpoN gene encoding RNA polymerase factor sigma-54: MLKTGQNISQKQSLQQKLSPQQIQFVKLLQLPTIGLEQRVKQEIEMNPVLEEGDPLAPEETISENEIEWEEPEAKEESGDPDPVDQNEDIDWDSFLHNTEYDGMNYSSPSGGGGAIDEDWKDLPNPYHETLLEELEQQVSLLDLDDEEMLIADQILGSLDEDGYFRREIDAVVDNIAFNHGRLVNKEKVEKVRKQIQKLEPVGIASRDLRDCLLCQIRHSDADDEIRELAIKLLENEWEAFEKKHFEKLKSRLNVGNEELKEVFDLIKGMNPRPGGVSNPDTDNQQYIEPDFEVYYEPSEEEGKQDEGEFVIRLSQRNIPPLRISPDYKMMWENLKKKKGKPKKGEDSEARKFIKDKVESAQWFIDSIKQRHNTLMKTMRTIVALQEDFFKHGEGLKPMILKDVAERINMDISTVSRVVNGKYVQTNFGVYELKYFFSEGLETESGEDVSSREVKNILADVIQNENKKKPYSDQALTEILKEKGYKVARRTVSKYRENLQIPVARLRKQII; encoded by the coding sequence GTGTTAAAAACAGGTCAAAACATATCGCAAAAGCAGTCGCTGCAACAGAAGCTTTCACCGCAGCAGATACAATTTGTAAAGCTGCTGCAGCTTCCAACAATTGGCCTTGAGCAACGGGTAAAACAGGAGATTGAAATGAATCCTGTGCTGGAGGAGGGAGATCCGCTTGCGCCTGAAGAAACCATCAGCGAAAATGAAATTGAATGGGAAGAGCCCGAGGCAAAGGAGGAGAGTGGCGATCCCGATCCTGTAGATCAGAATGAAGATATAGATTGGGATTCATTTCTTCATAATACGGAATATGACGGGATGAACTACTCTTCGCCTTCCGGTGGAGGAGGCGCGATTGACGAGGATTGGAAGGATCTTCCAAATCCCTATCACGAAACCCTTCTTGAGGAGCTCGAGCAGCAGGTAAGCCTTTTGGATTTAGACGATGAAGAAATGCTCATTGCAGATCAGATCCTGGGCTCGTTGGATGAAGATGGGTATTTCAGACGAGAAATTGATGCTGTGGTCGATAACATCGCTTTTAATCATGGTCGTCTTGTAAATAAAGAAAAGGTTGAAAAAGTTCGAAAACAGATCCAGAAACTGGAACCGGTAGGCATTGCCTCACGGGATTTGAGGGATTGCCTTTTATGCCAAATACGTCATTCAGATGCAGATGATGAAATCCGCGAGCTTGCCATAAAACTGTTAGAAAATGAATGGGAAGCTTTTGAGAAAAAACATTTCGAGAAATTAAAATCTCGTCTCAATGTAGGTAACGAAGAACTAAAAGAGGTTTTTGATCTGATTAAGGGTATGAATCCCCGGCCGGGTGGCGTTTCCAATCCCGATACGGACAATCAACAGTATATTGAACCTGATTTTGAAGTGTATTATGAACCTTCGGAAGAGGAAGGTAAACAAGATGAGGGTGAGTTTGTCATTCGTTTGAGCCAGCGGAATATTCCGCCGCTGAGAATTTCCCCGGATTATAAAATGATGTGGGAAAATCTCAAGAAGAAAAAAGGAAAGCCAAAGAAGGGTGAAGATTCCGAAGCGCGCAAGTTTATCAAAGACAAGGTAGAGTCCGCGCAATGGTTTATTGATTCTATCAAACAGAGGCACAATACGTTGATGAAAACGATGCGAACCATTGTAGCTCTTCAGGAAGATTTTTTTAAACATGGTGAAGGCTTGAAACCGATGATACTGAAGGATGTGGCCGAACGTATCAATATGGATATTTCAACGGTTTCGCGAGTGGTGAATGGAAAATACGTGCAGACCAATTTTGGGGTTTACGAGCTCAAATACTTCTTCAGTGAAGGACTTGAAACAGAGAGCGGCGAGGATGTATCGAGCCGTGAGGTGAAAAATATTTTGGCAGATGTCATCCAAAATGAAAACAAAAAGAAACCGTATAGCGACCAGGCTCTCACCGAAATCCTCAAAGAAAAAGGATACAAAGTGGCGCGACGTACGGTTAGTAAATACCGGGAGAATCTTCAAATTCCGGTGGCCCGCCTAAGAAAACAGATTATTTAA
- a CDS encoding DUF3109 family protein — protein sequence MIRVQNVILSEDIATAKFACNLSRCKGACCVIGDAGAPVSKNEVPVLHKAFRELKDELDPEAVEVAERDGVVLGDSKSGYEISCIDSGECIFVQKGQNGVATCAIQSAYYEGRFSWEKPISCHLYPIRLKQIGEFEYANFEYIPELCSAACQRGESEGIYLAEFLEGSLTRRYGEEWYREFLDVCRKEREQKTKAQL from the coding sequence ATGATTCGCGTACAAAACGTAATACTTTCGGAAGATATCGCTACAGCAAAATTCGCCTGTAATTTAAGCCGGTGTAAAGGAGCATGCTGTGTAATTGGAGATGCCGGCGCCCCTGTCAGTAAAAATGAAGTTCCTGTTCTTCACAAAGCATTCCGGGAATTGAAGGATGAACTGGATCCTGAAGCCGTGGAAGTCGCTGAGCGCGACGGGGTGGTTCTTGGAGATTCAAAAAGCGGTTATGAAATTTCATGTATTGATTCCGGCGAGTGCATTTTTGTGCAAAAAGGCCAAAACGGAGTGGCCACTTGTGCCATCCAAAGTGCTTATTACGAAGGACGATTTAGCTGGGAGAAACCGATCAGTTGTCATCTCTATCCCATTCGGTTAAAACAGATTGGAGAATTTGAATATGCGAATTTTGAATATATTCCTGAACTGTGCTCAGCCGCTTGCCAAAGAGGAGAAAGCGAAGGAATTTACCTGGCAGAATTTCTCGAAGGTTCGCTGACCCGGCGATATGGTGAAGAGTGGTACCGGGAATTTCTTGATGTTTGCAGAAAAGAACGTGAGCAAAAAACAAAAGCTCAACTATAA